The DNA sequence ATCCGGATGATGATGTTGTAAAAGTTGGTGTTGCAATGGTTTTAGAAGGAATTACTTTTGAAACCGGCAAAGCAACAATTACTCCTGAATCTGAATCTACGTTGCAAAAAGCTTTAAAAACTTTAACAACTTATCCGGATATTTCCGTTGAAGTTAGCGGTCATACAGATAATGTAGGAAATTCAAAAAGTAATCAAAAATTATCTCAACAAAGAGCAGATGCTGTAAAAGATTGGTTAATAAGTAATGGTATTAATGCTGAAAGATTAACAGCAGTTGGTTACGGTTCTGCAAAACCAATTGTTGCAAATGATACAAAAGAAAATAAAGCTAAAAATAGAAGAATAGAATTTGCAAGAACGAAATAAGTAAATAGAATTCTTTAAAAAGGATGCAGAAATTGCATCCTTTTTTTATATAAAAATTATTCCCACTTCATATTTTTCATATAATCATAAGATTTAGAAATTAAATCTTCCAAAACTTTAAAATCGATATCTTCTTCTTTTTTAACATATAAACAACTTTTACCGGTTTTTACTTTTCCAAGTTTTTCTAAAATTTTTCCATATTGTGAAACATCATAAGTTAAATATAAAGTTAAATTTTGTTTCCGCGGAGAAAACCCAACCAAACACATATCTCCTTCATGTCCCGTTTTGTATTTATAATGATACGAGCCAAAACCAACAATACTCGTTCCCCACATTTTGGGTTCTTCCTTTGTAACTTTTTTCATTAAGTCAAGAACTTTTAATGAGAGATTTTTTTTATTATAATCTTCAATTTTATTTATAAAATTTTCAACATTGGCATCATTAAGTTTTGTTTTTAATTCGTACATAAAATTTCCTTTCTTTTTTCTGAAACGAATCAATTATGAAGTTTGTACAAATATTAGTTTAAATTAAATTTGAAAACCAATTAGAATTTTACACGTCTATTCTGAAGTTAAAAATAGGAATTAAAATGAAAAAAGAAATTAAAAATGTGAAATTATTGAATCGAATTTCTAGAGAAGTAAAGAGTTTATTTCTTACAGCATTTGTCTTTATTTTCGTTACCTCAGCATTAATTGAAGGCTCAATTGTACCAACTCCTTCAATGGAAAAGACAATTTTGGTGGGTGATAGATTATTTATAAATAAATTTATTTTTGGCGCATCAACTCCAAGTTATATTCCATTTACAAATATTGAACTTCCGCACTTTAGATTTCCGACTTTGCGAGAACCAAAAAGAAATGAAATAATTGTGTTTAGATTTCCCGGAGACCAAACTCAATTAGTTGATGATAAAGTTGAATTTTGGGTTAAAAGATGTTTAGCATTACCAGGTGATACTTTGGAAATTAGAAACAAATTGGTTTTTGTAAATGGAAAACAATCACCAATTCCTTCAAATATACTATATCAAAATCAATCAATTCAGAAATTAGGAATTAAGAATTCTAGAATTTTTCCACCTTCAAAAAATTGGAATGAAGATAATTATGGTCCGATTATAATTCCTAAAAATGGTGATAAAATAAATTTAACTTTGGAAAATATTTACGATTGGAAAATGATTATAAATAGAGAATTTGGAAGTGAAGTTGTTCAAATAAATAACGGAAAAATTTTTATTAATGGAATTAATTCAAATGAATATACTTTGAAAAATGATTATTATTTTATGATGGGAGATAATAGAGATAACAGTTTAGATAGCAGATTTTGGGGATTTGTACCGAGAGAAAATATTGTGGGAACTCCAATGATTATTTTCTGGTCGTGGGATTCCGATATACCATTTTATCAGCCATTGAAATTATTAAGTTCAATAAGATTTGATAGAATTGCAAAATTAGTTGAATAACAATTTTTAATAATTTGAGATAAATCCAATCATTGCTTCCAGTAACGGTTGGATTAAATCTTCATTCAATATTAAATCTTTGCTGTGTAAAGTTCCGCTTCCTTTTGCGCCAACTTGCAAATATAAACTTGGAACTTGCAATCCGTAAAACGCAAAATCATCAGCTCCCATCGAGGGTTTAGCATCGAGTACTAATTTATCAGCGCTTCCGGAAATTTTCATA is a window from the Ignavibacteriota bacterium genome containing:
- a CDS encoding DUF1801 domain-containing protein, which gives rise to MYELKTKLNDANVENFINKIEDYNKKNLSLKVLDLMKKVTKEEPKMWGTSIVGFGSYHYKYKTGHEGDMCLVGFSPRKQNLTLYLTYDVSQYGKILEKLGKVKTGKSCLYVKKEEDIDFKVLEDLISKSYDYMKNMKWE
- the lepB gene encoding signal peptidase I — translated: MKKEIKNVKLLNRISREVKSLFLTAFVFIFVTSALIEGSIVPTPSMEKTILVGDRLFINKFIFGASTPSYIPFTNIELPHFRFPTLREPKRNEIIVFRFPGDQTQLVDDKVEFWVKRCLALPGDTLEIRNKLVFVNGKQSPIPSNILYQNQSIQKLGIKNSRIFPPSKNWNEDNYGPIIIPKNGDKINLTLENIYDWKMIINREFGSEVVQINNGKIFINGINSNEYTLKNDYYFMMGDNRDNSLDSRFWGFVPRENIVGTPMIIFWSWDSDIPFYQPLKLLSSIRFDRIAKLVE